A part of Parvimonas micra genomic DNA contains:
- a CDS encoding OsmC family protein, translated as MSSLYESYNYDASYRAVLSSNDVVKVFTEKDFIEVNSQISFDIEDSNKTSFNYFASSIISGIIHNLIFISKKLNIKLEDIEGKIKIKLKNPLTVLAVKGYSEEAKIDSCDITVYLFSDLEDDELIEFCKKSLNSCFIYNTLKDIMDINIKFIPIL; from the coding sequence ATGAGTAGTTTATATGAATCATATAATTATGATGCTTCCTACAGAGCGGTTTTAAGTTCTAATGATGTTGTAAAAGTTTTTACAGAAAAAGACTTTATTGAAGTGAATTCTCAAATAAGTTTTGATATAGAAGATAGCAATAAAACTTCTTTTAATTATTTTGCAAGCTCAATTATTTCAGGAATAATTCATAATTTAATTTTTATTTCAAAAAAACTTAATATAAAATTAGAGGATATTGAAGGAAAAATTAAAATAAAACTAAAAAATCCGCTGACAGTATTAGCTGTTAAAGGCTATTCTGAAGAAGCAAAAATTGATAGTTGTGATATCACAGTATATTTGTTTTCAGATCTTGAAGATGATGAATTAATTGAATTTTGTAAAAAATCTTTGAATAGCTGTTTTATTTATAACACACTTAAGGATATAATGGATATTAATATAAAATTTATTCCAATATTATAA
- a CDS encoding cobalamin-independent methionine synthase II family protein: MKKTFKPFTTSLIGSLPRSKEIMALKRRLKSDVDFKKEYDELIKIETEKLVKLQEKYSIDIITNGELARDNYVSFVADRIDGVVMMNMGDMLEYIDDKQMFEQILETLDVPSVSIKNAICNGVLKYNKSLVSDEIKFLKKITTSPVKATLPGPYLMTRSMWLPALSKKFYDSKEELGKDVVKILKQEIDNLIEAGVDIIQFDEPVLTEVVFSEGKTRSFMCAALSERKDPTEELIFATNLIKCVMDYMKDKPVLSSLHVCRGNWSKDESILLKGPYTPLVSLFEETSPNILALEFSTPRAGELDSLLSSEKIKENSILALGVINPRTDVIETAQSIIDRAREALKFISKERLWLNPDCGFATFSNRPVSTFEIIEKKLEQLQIAKNALREMYE, translated from the coding sequence ATGAAAAAAACTTTTAAACCATTTACAACTTCTCTTATAGGAAGTCTGCCAAGAAGTAAAGAGATAATGGCTTTGAAGAGAAGATTAAAATCTGATGTAGATTTCAAAAAGGAATATGATGAATTAATAAAAATCGAAACGGAAAAATTGGTTAAACTTCAAGAAAAATATTCAATAGATATAATAACTAATGGAGAATTGGCAAGAGATAATTATGTTTCTTTTGTAGCAGATAGGATAGATGGAGTTGTTATGATGAATATGGGTGATATGCTTGAATATATAGACGATAAACAGATGTTCGAACAAATCTTGGAAACACTTGATGTTCCATCTGTTAGTATAAAAAATGCTATTTGTAACGGTGTTTTGAAATATAATAAAAGTTTAGTTTCCGATGAGATAAAATTCTTGAAAAAAATTACAACTTCTCCTGTAAAAGCAACACTTCCGGGTCCCTATCTTATGACAAGATCTATGTGGCTTCCCGCTCTTAGTAAAAAATTTTATGATAGCAAAGAAGAATTAGGTAAAGATGTAGTAAAAATTTTAAAACAAGAGATAGATAATTTAATAGAAGCTGGTGTTGATATAATCCAGTTCGATGAGCCTGTACTTACAGAAGTTGTTTTTTCTGAAGGAAAAACAAGATCTTTTATGTGTGCTGCTCTTTCTGAAAGAAAGGATCCTACAGAGGAATTAATATTTGCTACTAATTTAATAAAATGTGTTATGGATTATATGAAGGATAAACCTGTACTTAGTTCACTTCATGTTTGTAGAGGAAACTGGAGTAAGGATGAGAGTATTTTGCTTAAAGGACCATATACACCTCTTGTTTCTCTTTTTGAAGAGACGTCTCCAAATATTTTAGCGCTTGAGTTTTCAACTCCTCGTGCAGGAGAGCTTGATTCTCTATTATCAAGTGAAAAAATTAAAGAAAATTCAATTCTTGCGCTTGGAGTTATAAATCCTAGAACGGATGTTATTGAAACAGCGCAATCAATAATTGACAGAGCTAGAGAAGCGTTGAAATTTATATCTAAAGAAAGACTTTGGTTAAATCCTGATTGTGGCTTTGCTACTTTTTCAAATAGACCTGTAAGTACATTTGAAATAATTGAAAAGAAGTTGGAACAATTACAAATAGCTAAAAATGCTTTAAGGGAAATGTATGAGTAG
- a CDS encoding HPr family phosphocarrier protein, whose protein sequence is MVEKNVIIKNETGLHARPAASLVQFVKKFDESIEIIMDNKVADAKSIFNVMSLGISKGTEVTLRVDGENEEKTLEEVVNFIENLAD, encoded by the coding sequence ATGGTAGAAAAAAACGTTATAATAAAAAATGAAACGGGATTACACGCAAGACCTGCAGCATCTTTGGTTCAATTTGTTAAGAAATTTGATGAAAGTATTGAAATTATTATGGATAATAAGGTTGCAGATGCAAAAAGTATTTTTAATGTTATGAGTTTAGGTATTTCTAAAGGAACAGAGGTAACATTGAGAGTTGATGGGGAAAATGAGGAAAAAACTTTAGAAGAAGTTGTAAACTTCATAGAAAATTTAGCTGATTAA
- a CDS encoding phosphate/phosphite/phosphonate ABC transporter substrate-binding protein, with protein sequence MNKLKVGAVVYAPRVTVIWGIIADFFKEEGFEIEPIYYKDYRSQVDGLMKGEIDVAWNSPLAWLDANLRTNGKALNGSMRDTDNDRSTYLVVKKSSNIKSIEDLKGKMIGFGAIDSPQARLIPIYNLYQHGLEFNKDYVEKRFDIGIGLHGDHVGGELDSAKAMLNGEVDATWMLDLNYDAWIQDGTIDKNQVDIIYKTPFFDHCIFSGRPDLKVEKFEMFAKILHKMDYNNPEHKEMMDMEGLKKWVIGRTTGFEQIKNANEYINFLETFYK encoded by the coding sequence ATGAATAAATTAAAAGTTGGAGCAGTAGTTTATGCACCTAGAGTTACTGTTATTTGGGGGATAATTGCCGATTTCTTCAAAGAAGAAGGTTTTGAAATTGAACCGATTTACTACAAAGACTATAGATCACAAGTTGACGGACTTATGAAAGGAGAAATTGATGTTGCTTGGAATTCTCCTCTTGCGTGGTTAGATGCTAATTTAAGAACTAATGGGAAAGCACTAAATGGTTCTATGAGAGATACAGATAATGATCGTTCAACTTATTTGGTTGTAAAAAAATCTTCAAATATAAAATCTATAGAAGATTTAAAGGGAAAAATGATAGGCTTTGGTGCTATTGATTCTCCTCAAGCCAGACTTATACCTATATATAATTTATATCAACATGGTCTTGAATTTAATAAAGATTATGTTGAAAAAAGATTTGATATAGGAATTGGACTTCATGGAGATCATGTCGGTGGAGAATTGGATTCAGCAAAAGCTATGCTTAATGGCGAAGTTGATGCTACTTGGATGTTGGATTTGAATTATGATGCATGGATACAAGACGGAACTATTGATAAAAATCAAGTTGATATAATTTATAAAACTCCGTTTTTTGATCATTGCATTTTTTCAGGAAGACCTGATCTTAAAGTTGAAAAATTTGAAATGTTTGCAAAAATTTTACACAAAATGGATTACAATAACCCTGAACATAAAGAAATGATGGATATGGAAGGGCTAAAAAAGTGGGTTATTGGTCGAACAACAGGATTTGAACAAATTAAAAATGCAAATGAATATATTAATTTTTTAGAAACTTTTTATAAGTAG
- a CDS encoding acyl-CoA dehydrogenase family protein gives MSKFYEDALLFAKEHILPYAKEIDEKMEFPVESFKEMGKAGYFKLMIPTELGGLGKGMTEHSEACMAFAKSSATAGLCYMMHNVCLSIVLKYASDELKSKIVKDVVENNKFLGFAYSEFGSGTNFYRPDIKAEFNDKEVILNGTKSMVTSAGQASYYLLLSSSESGEGIDNWIVPIETEGVEFKQSEWQGLGMRGNVSCPMEFVDAHLSKSYRIGKIGDAMTHIFEVVAPFFITGLASVYTGVCEAVLSEALSHATNRKHTFGSKLAEYETVQTHISRIYSQTNAAILGTKEAARAADAGESDAIVKIISARIFASEAAIEVARLGMRVGGGKAYNKMGIMERLLRDSYAGQIMAPSVDVLILWLGRALLGLPLI, from the coding sequence ATGAGTAAGTTTTATGAAGATGCATTATTATTTGCTAAGGAACATATTTTGCCTTATGCAAAAGAGATTGATGAAAAGATGGAATTTCCTGTTGAATCTTTTAAAGAAATGGGAAAAGCTGGATATTTCAAATTGATGATTCCTACTGAACTTGGGGGATTAGGAAAAGGAATGACAGAGCATTCTGAAGCATGTATGGCTTTTGCTAAAAGTAGTGCAACAGCCGGACTTTGTTATATGATGCATAATGTTTGTTTAAGTATTGTTTTGAAATATGCTAGCGATGAGCTAAAAAGCAAAATTGTTAAAGATGTTGTTGAAAATAATAAGTTTTTAGGATTTGCTTATTCAGAGTTTGGATCAGGGACAAATTTTTATCGACCTGATATTAAAGCTGAGTTTAATGATAAAGAAGTAATTTTAAATGGAACAAAGAGTATGGTTACATCTGCTGGACAAGCTTCTTATTATCTATTGCTTTCTTCTTCAGAATCAGGTGAAGGAATTGATAACTGGATTGTTCCTATTGAAACTGAAGGTGTTGAATTTAAGCAAAGCGAATGGCAAGGTTTAGGAATGAGAGGAAATGTTTCTTGTCCTATGGAATTTGTAGATGCTCATTTGTCGAAATCATATAGAATAGGTAAAATTGGAGATGCTATGACTCATATTTTTGAAGTTGTTGCACCTTTCTTTATTACAGGTTTAGCTTCAGTTTATACAGGTGTTTGTGAAGCTGTTCTTTCAGAAGCGTTAAGTCATGCAACAAATAGGAAACATACTTTTGGTTCTAAACTTGCAGAATATGAAACTGTACAAACACATATTTCAAGAATATATTCTCAAACTAATGCTGCAATCTTAGGAACAAAAGAAGCAGCCAGAGCTGCTGATGCTGGAGAAAGTGATGCTATAGTGAAAATTATATCAGCTAGAATTTTTGCGTCAGAGGCTGCTATTGAAGTTGCAAGATTAGGAATGAGAGTTGGAGGTGGAAAAGCTTATAATAAAATGGGAATAATGGAAAGACTTTTAAGAGATTCTTATGCCGGACAAATTATGGCACCAAGTGTTGATGTTTTAATTCTTTGGTTGGGAAGAGCTCTTTTGGGACTACCTTTAATCTAA
- the rlmN gene encoding 23S rRNA (adenine(2503)-C(2))-methyltransferase RlmN has translation MGNKKIEFNSLKIEELEDLFLSLGEKKFRAEQFFRFMHQKKNFEIENCKQLPKVLIEKLKEIGYINTSSIYTKYESKLDNTKKYLIKLFDNRIIETVFMDYGSYCTVCISSQVGCRMGCTFCASTKENFKRNLTSGEMLNQIYLIENDLNLTINNVVIMGIGEPLDNYNNVIGFLKIINSEKGKNLSLRNITISTCGLVHNIYKLADEKLPITLTISLHNPFQKERREIMPISDNFSIDEILKACKYYFDKTSRRVSFEYTIIKGQNDSREHALELKNILKGLNCHINIIPLNSIKEFDGVAPSTKYIYSFKSMLENYGINATIRKKQGDDINGACGQLRQGVLEEEN, from the coding sequence ATGGGAAATAAAAAAATAGAATTTAATTCTTTGAAAATTGAAGAGCTTGAAGATTTATTTTTGAGTTTGGGAGAAAAGAAGTTTAGGGCTGAACAATTTTTTAGATTTATGCATCAAAAGAAAAACTTTGAAATAGAAAATTGCAAGCAACTGCCTAAAGTTTTAATTGAAAAACTAAAGGAAATAGGATATATAAATACTTCTTCAATTTATACAAAATATGAATCAAAGCTAGATAATACAAAAAAATATTTAATTAAATTATTTGATAATAGAATAATTGAAACTGTATTTATGGACTATGGAAGTTATTGTACAGTTTGTATTTCAAGTCAAGTAGGTTGTAGAATGGGCTGTACTTTTTGTGCTTCAACAAAAGAAAATTTTAAAAGAAATTTAACTTCTGGTGAAATGTTAAATCAAATTTATCTAATAGAGAATGATTTGAATTTAACTATAAATAATGTTGTTATTATGGGTATTGGAGAACCACTTGATAATTATAATAATGTAATAGGATTTTTGAAAATTATAAATTCTGAAAAAGGTAAAAATTTGAGCCTAAGAAATATTACAATTTCAACTTGTGGACTTGTCCATAATATTTATAAATTAGCCGATGAAAAATTACCCATAACACTTACAATTTCGCTACATAATCCGTTCCAAAAGGAAAGAAGAGAGATAATGCCTATTTCCGACAATTTTTCAATTGATGAAATATTAAAGGCTTGTAAATATTATTTTGATAAAACTTCAAGAAGAGTGAGTTTTGAATATACAATAATCAAAGGACAAAACGATTCAAGAGAACATGCATTAGAGCTTAAAAATATTCTAAAGGGCTTAAATTGCCATATTAATATAATTCCTTTAAATTCAATAAAAGAGTTTGATGGAGTTGCACCAAGTACAAAGTATATTTACTCTTTTAAGTCAATGCTTGAAAATTATGGAATAAATGCAACAATAAGAAAGAAACAGGGCGATGATATAAATGGAGCTTGTGGGCAACTTAGACAAGGTGTATTAGAAGAAGAGAATTAA
- the uvrB gene encoding excinuclease ABC subunit UvrB: MEFVLNSKFKPTGDQPEAIEKISDSIKKGNKEIILKGVTGSGKTFTMANIIEKVQKPTLVIAHNKTLAYQLASEFKEFFPNNAVEFFVSYYDYYQPEAYVPQSDTYIEKDSSINDEIDKLRHSATMSLFERRDVIIVASVSCIYGLGDPIDYENLVVSLRPGMIKDRDEVIRKLVDIQYVRNDINFIRGTFRVRGDSLEIFPVSSSENSIRVEFFGDEIDKISEIDALTGNIIGTREHVAIYPASHFATSSEKIERAIGTISKELEERLLVLNQENKLVEAQRLEQRTKYDLEMLQEIGFCSGVENYSAHLSGRERGSRPYTLIDYFPDDFLIIVDESHVTVPQIGAMYEGDRSRKQNLVDYGFRLPSALDNRPLKFTEFESMVNQILYVSATPGKYEKSHNLEEVEQIIRPTGLLDPLIEVRKTEGQIDDIIGEVNSVIKKGERVLITTLTKKMAENLTDYLKNVGIKTTYLHSDIDTIERMEIIRDLRVGKFDVLVGINLLREGLDLPEVSMVIIMDADKEGFLRSETSMIQTIGRAARNVNGRVIMYADRITKSMDVAIKETNRRREIQNKYNIEHNITPKSVKKDIREIIQATKVAEDNVDYKTEDVEIKDYESFIEDLKNEMLSAADSLDFERAASIRDEIKRLKEMWGLDV, from the coding sequence ATGGAGTTTGTTTTAAATTCAAAATTTAAGCCTACAGGAGATCAACCCGAAGCTATTGAAAAAATATCGGATTCAATTAAAAAAGGTAATAAAGAAATAATTTTAAAGGGTGTTACAGGTAGTGGAAAGACCTTTACAATGGCAAATATTATTGAAAAAGTTCAAAAACCAACACTTGTAATTGCGCATAATAAGACTTTGGCTTATCAGCTTGCGAGTGAATTTAAAGAATTTTTTCCTAACAACGCTGTTGAGTTTTTTGTGTCCTATTATGATTATTATCAACCTGAAGCCTATGTTCCACAATCCGATACTTATATAGAAAAAGACAGCTCAATAAATGATGAGATAGATAAACTTAGACACTCCGCTACAATGTCTCTTTTTGAAAGAAGAGATGTAATCATTGTTGCTTCCGTTTCTTGTATTTATGGTTTAGGTGATCCAATAGACTATGAAAATTTAGTTGTTTCATTAAGACCAGGAATGATAAAAGATAGAGATGAAGTTATAAGAAAACTTGTAGATATTCAATATGTAAGAAATGATATTAATTTTATTCGTGGTACTTTTCGTGTAAGGGGAGACAGTTTAGAAATATTTCCGGTTTCCTCATCTGAAAATAGTATTAGAGTAGAATTTTTTGGAGATGAGATAGATAAAATTTCAGAAATTGATGCCTTAACAGGTAATATAATAGGAACTCGTGAGCATGTTGCAATTTATCCTGCTTCTCACTTCGCTACTAGTTCTGAAAAAATTGAAAGAGCAATCGGTACAATTTCAAAAGAATTGGAAGAAAGACTTTTAGTTTTAAATCAAGAAAATAAATTAGTTGAAGCTCAAAGACTTGAACAGAGAACAAAATATGATTTGGAAATGTTACAAGAAATTGGATTTTGTAGTGGTGTAGAAAATTATTCTGCTCATTTAAGTGGTAGAGAAAGAGGTTCAAGACCTTATACTTTGATTGATTATTTTCCTGATGACTTTTTGATTATTGTAGATGAAAGTCATGTTACTGTTCCACAAATTGGAGCAATGTATGAAGGGGATAGAAGTAGAAAACAAAATTTGGTTGATTATGGATTTAGATTGCCTTCTGCTTTGGATAACAGACCATTAAAATTCACAGAATTTGAAAGTATGGTAAATCAAATCTTATATGTATCTGCAACTCCTGGTAAGTACGAAAAAAGCCATAATTTAGAAGAAGTTGAACAAATTATAAGACCTACGGGACTTTTGGATCCTTTAATTGAAGTTAGAAAAACAGAAGGACAAATTGATGATATAATTGGGGAAGTGAATTCAGTTATTAAAAAAGGTGAACGTGTTTTAATTACAACTTTAACTAAAAAAATGGCTGAAAACTTAACGGACTATTTAAAAAATGTAGGGATAAAAACAACTTATTTGCATAGCGATATTGATACGATTGAACGTATGGAAATAATTAGAGATTTGCGTGTTGGAAAGTTTGACGTTTTGGTTGGAATAAACTTGTTAAGAGAAGGACTTGACTTGCCTGAGGTAAGTATGGTTATAATTATGGATGCAGATAAGGAAGGTTTTTTACGTTCTGAAACTTCTATGATACAAACAATTGGACGTGCTGCAAGAAATGTAAACGGAAGAGTTATTATGTATGCTGATAGAATTACAAAGTCAATGGATGTGGCAATTAAGGAAACAAATAGAAGACGTGAAATTCAAAATAAATACAATATAGAGCATAATATCACTCCAAAGAGTGTTAAGAAAGATATTAGAGAGATTATTCAAGCTACTAAGGTTGCTGAGGATAATGTGGATTATAAAACAGAAGATGTTGAAATTAAAGATTATGAAAGTTTCATTGAAGATTTGAAAAATGAAATGTTATCTGCTGCTGATTCTTTAGATTTTGAAAGAGCAGCATCAATAAGAGATGAAATAAAGAGATTAAAGGAAATGTGGGGATTAGATGTCTAA
- the uvrA gene encoding excinuclease ABC subunit UvrA: MSKNTIRIKGAKVNNLKNIDLEIPRDKMVVFTGLSGSGKSSLAFDTIYAEGQRRYVESLSSYARQFLGQMDKPDVEYIDGLSPSISIDQKTTNRNPRSTVGTVTEIYDYLRLLFAKIGIPKCPICGTEIKSQSIDQMVDRVMKLEERSKIFVLAPVIRGKKGEHKKLLENIKIQGFVRAIIDDKEYELTEEIELDKNKKHNIDIVVDRLVVKKGIESRLTESLETAFKFSDSIVKVKVVDGEEILFSEKMSCPNGHISFDEIEPRTFSFNSPFGMCHDCNGLGSHKIIDPDLVIPDKNKSLLEGAIECYNMTTGEDGYYYKIFHEIIKYNGFDENTPFKDLSKETIDELLYGTGSRNIKFRFESKFTNENKTFNKPFEGIVKNLERRYASSPMSSMREKIETVMSEMECETCKGKRLNEKALSIFIRDKNISDVTAMSVQKLNEWFNDLELTETESIIGERILKEIRERLKFLKDVGLEYLTLARSAGTLSGGESQRIRLATQIGSGLVGVVYVLDEPSIGLHQRDNEKLLNALRNLTNLGNTLIVVEHDEDTIRCADHIVDIGPRAGIHGGEVVAQGTLKDIMKSKKSITGAYLSGKSKIEVPKQRRKFTDTIKVFGARENNLKNIDVEFPIGVFTCVTGVSGSGKSSLVNSILNKELSNKLNRSKQKTGKFDRIEGYEKLDKVIEIDQSPIGRTPRSNPATYTKLFDNIRDVFAMTTKSKMKGYSKGRFSFNVHGGRCEACKGDGTIKVEMHFLPDVYVPCEVCGGKRYNRETLEVTYNGKNISDILEMTVEDGLKFFENHPSIKRKLQTLYDVGLDYIKIGQSSTELSGGEAQRVKLASELAKRGTGQTVYILDEPTTGLHIDDIKKLIEVLNTLVEQGNTVIVIEHNLDMIKIADHIIDLGVEGGDGGGTIVVTGTPEEVAKCEKSYTGQFLRKILGEQNG, from the coding sequence ATGTCTAAAAATACAATTAGAATTAAAGGAGCAAAAGTAAATAATTTAAAAAATATAGATTTAGAAATTCCAAGAGATAAAATGGTTGTTTTTACAGGACTTAGTGGAAGTGGAAAATCATCTTTAGCTTTTGATACAATTTATGCCGAAGGGCAAAGAAGATATGTTGAGAGTTTATCAAGTTATGCAAGACAATTTTTAGGTCAAATGGATAAACCTGATGTTGAATATATTGATGGACTAAGTCCGTCAATATCTATTGATCAAAAAACTACAAATAGAAATCCAAGATCTACTGTAGGAACTGTTACTGAAATTTATGATTATTTAAGATTGCTTTTTGCAAAAATTGGAATTCCAAAATGTCCAATATGTGGAACCGAGATAAAAAGTCAAAGTATCGACCAAATGGTTGATAGAGTTATGAAACTTGAAGAGAGAAGTAAGATATTTGTGTTAGCTCCTGTAATTCGTGGAAAAAAGGGAGAACATAAAAAACTTTTAGAAAATATAAAAATCCAAGGTTTTGTTCGTGCGATTATTGACGATAAAGAATATGAACTTACTGAAGAAATTGAATTAGATAAAAATAAAAAACATAATATTGATATTGTAGTTGATAGACTTGTTGTAAAAAAGGGGATTGAATCAAGACTTACAGAGAGTTTGGAAACAGCTTTTAAATTTAGTGACAGTATTGTTAAGGTTAAGGTGGTTGATGGAGAAGAAATTTTATTTTCTGAAAAAATGTCCTGTCCTAACGGGCATATTTCATTTGATGAAATTGAACCTAGAACTTTTTCTTTTAACAGTCCTTTTGGAATGTGTCATGATTGTAATGGACTTGGAAGCCATAAAATTATAGATCCGGATTTGGTAATTCCTGATAAAAATAAATCACTTTTAGAGGGAGCTATTGAATGTTACAACATGACTACTGGGGAAGATGGATACTATTACAAAATATTTCACGAAATCATAAAATATAACGGTTTTGATGAAAATACTCCTTTTAAAGATTTAAGTAAAGAAACTATAGATGAACTTCTTTATGGGACAGGATCAAGAAATATAAAATTTAGGTTTGAAAGTAAGTTCACAAATGAAAATAAAACTTTTAATAAACCATTTGAAGGAATAGTAAAGAATTTAGAAAGAAGATATGCTTCTTCTCCAATGTCTTCTATGAGAGAAAAAATTGAAACAGTGATGTCTGAAATGGAATGTGAAACTTGTAAAGGAAAAAGACTTAATGAAAAAGCTCTTTCAATTTTTATAAGAGATAAAAATATTTCAGATGTTACTGCAATGTCTGTTCAAAAATTAAATGAATGGTTTAATGATTTAGAATTAACAGAAACTGAAAGTATTATTGGTGAAAGAATTTTAAAGGAAATTAGAGAAAGACTTAAATTTTTAAAAGATGTAGGTCTTGAATATTTAACTTTGGCAAGAAGTGCAGGAACTCTTTCAGGAGGAGAAAGTCAAAGAATTAGACTTGCAACTCAAATCGGTTCAGGGCTTGTTGGAGTTGTTTATGTTTTAGATGAACCAAGTATCGGTTTACATCAAAGAGATAATGAAAAACTTTTAAATGCTTTAAGAAATTTAACAAATCTTGGAAATACTTTGATTGTAGTAGAACATGATGAGGATACTATTCGTTGTGCTGACCATATTGTAGATATTGGACCAAGAGCAGGCATTCATGGTGGAGAGGTTGTTGCTCAGGGAACTCTTAAAGATATTATGAAGAGTAAAAAATCTATTACAGGTGCATATCTTTCAGGAAAAAGTAAAATAGAAGTTCCTAAACAAAGAAGAAAATTTACAGATACAATTAAAGTTTTTGGAGCAAGAGAAAATAATTTAAAAAATATTGATGTTGAATTTCCTATCGGTGTTTTTACTTGTGTAACTGGTGTTTCCGGAAGTGGAAAGAGCAGTTTGGTAAATTCAATTTTAAATAAAGAATTGTCAAACAAATTAAATAGGAGCAAACAAAAAACAGGAAAATTTGATAGGATAGAGGGCTATGAAAAGCTTGATAAAGTTATTGAAATTGACCAAAGTCCAATAGGTAGAACTCCGCGTTCAAATCCTGCAACTTATACTAAACTTTTTGATAATATAAGAGATGTTTTTGCTATGACTACAAAGTCAAAAATGAAAGGATATAGTAAAGGTAGATTTAGTTTTAATGTTCATGGTGGCCGTTGTGAAGCTTGTAAAGGAGACGGAACAATAAAGGTTGAAATGCACTTTTTACCTGATGTATATGTTCCTTGTGAAGTTTGTGGTGGTAAAAGATATAATAGAGAAACTTTGGAAGTAACATATAATGGAAAAAATATTTCAGATATTTTGGAAATGACTGTTGAAGATGGACTTAAATTCTTTGAAAATCATCCTTCAATAAAAAGAAAATTACAAACTTTATATGATGTAGGATTGGATTATATTAAGATTGGTCAAAGCTCAACAGAACTTTCAGGTGGAGAGGCTCAAAGAGTTAAACTTGCATCTGAACTTGCTAAACGTGGAACGGGACAAACTGTTTATATTTTAGATGAACCAACTACAGGATTACACATTGATGATATAAAAAAATTGATTGAAGTTTTAAATACCTTAGTTGAACAAGGAAATACTGTTATTGTTATAGAACATAATTTAGATATGATAAAAATTGCAGATCATATAATTGATTTAGGTGTTGAAGGTGGCGACGGTGGAGGAACCATTGTAGTAACAGGCACACCTGAGGAAGTTGCAAAATGTGAGAAATCATATACAGGACAATTTTTAAGGAAAATATTAGGAGAGCAAAATGGATAG
- a CDS encoding DJ-1 family glyoxalase III: protein MDRYILILTDTFEEVEALTQVDYLRRADIKVDMISITGKLQVTSNRGITVLADDLIENINLKEYAGIIIPGGLPAAFDIREDKRVLEIIKKFDEEHKLISAICAGPSVLAKAGVLSGRNAVIYPGMEDELLDANVKEDAICIDDNIITARGAGLAGELAYTLIRKIKGKVQEKQVRFMSVDYLLRDFILREEKNGK, encoded by the coding sequence ATGGATAGATATATTTTAATTTTAACAGATACCTTTGAAGAAGTTGAAGCACTTACTCAAGTTGATTATCTTAGAAGAGCGGATATTAAGGTCGATATGATTTCAATTACAGGAAAACTTCAAGTTACAAGTAATAGAGGAATAACTGTTTTAGCTGATGATTTGATTGAAAATATAAATTTAAAAGAATATGCAGGAATTATTATTCCTGGTGGACTTCCTGCTGCTTTTGACATCAGAGAGGATAAAAGAGTTTTAGAAATAATAAAGAAATTTGACGAAGAGCATAAATTGATTTCTGCAATTTGTGCAGGACCTTCAGTTCTTGCAAAAGCAGGTGTTTTATCCGGAAGAAATGCAGTAATTTATCCTGGAATGGAAGATGAATTGCTTGATGCAAATGTAAAAGAAGATGCAATTTGTATAGATGACAATATAATTACTGCAAGAGGAGCAGGACTTGCAGGAGAACTCGCTTATACATTGATTAGAAAAATAAAAGGAAAAGTTCAAGAAAAACAAGTTCGTTTTATGTCTGTTGATTATTTGTTGAGAGATTTTATTCTAAGGGAAGAAAAGAATGGGAAATAA